The DNA region TGCTCGCCGTGCGCTTCATCCTTGTGCCCGAGGCCCAGGCCGTGCCCGGTTTCCATCGGGTGCTGGGTCCGGTGCCGACCACGCCCGGTTCGCCCGGTGTGCTGCTGGAGCGGGACACGATTCCGGCATACGTCCGCGTCGTTCCCGGAGCGGCCAAGCTGCCGGACGATCAGGTGGCACCAACGGTGATCGACCCCCGCTTTCCACGGAACGCCGTCGTGCTGTATCCGGATACGGCCGCGGTGACGCCCGACGCCATCCGGGGCGGCCAGATGCCTGCCCCGGCCCAGGTCACGCCTTCGCTCGCCGAGTGGTCGCCGGGGCGGATGCGGATCACTCTCGACGGACGGGAGAGCCGGCCGGCCTACCTGCTCGTGTCGGAGAACTGGTACCCCGACTGGCACGCGGAAGTCGACGCCAAGCCGGCGGCGGTACTGCGGGGTGACAACACGCTGCTGAGTGTGGTGCTGCCTCCCGGCGCGCGCGACGTGCGCCTCTACTTCGCCTCCGCGGCCTACGCGCGAGGGCAGCTGGTGAGCGCACTCGCCATGCTTATTGTGCTTGGACTGATGCTGCACCCCGTCTGGTCGCGCCGAAGGGCCGCCCGTGCCTGAGCGGGCCCTGGTGGTGGTGCCCACCTACAACGAGCGGATCAACCTGCCGTTGATTGTGCCGCTCATCCTGCAGCAGGACGCGCGCATCGAGGTTCTGGTGGTGGACGACAACTCGCCGGACGGCACGGGGCAGCTGGCCGACGAGATGGCGGCCGCCAACCGCCGGATCCACGTGCTTCACCGGCCGAACAAGGCCGGACTCGGCAAGGCGTATCTCGCGGGGTTTCGCTGGGCTCTGGAATGCGGTTATGACTTCATCTTCGAGATGGACGCGGACTTCAGTCACGACCCCAAGTTTCTGCCCGAGTTCCTGCAGGCGATCGAGACGGCCGATCTGGTGATCGGCTCCCGGTACCGGGCGGGGGTGAACGTGATCAACTGGCCGATCTCCCGGCTCCTGCTCTCGCTCGGCGCCAACGAATACGCCCGACGGGTCACCGGACTGCCGCTCACCGACTCGACCGGCGGATTCAAGTGCTTTCGCCGGCGGGTGCTCGAGGCCATTGATTTCGAGAAGGTGAAGTCGAATGGATATTCCTTCCAGATCGAGATGAGCTTCCGGACCTGGAAGCAGGGCTTTCGGCTGGTTGAGATTCCCATCGTGTTCACCGATCGGGTGGAAGGGCAGAGCAAGATGGACAAGCGCATCGTCCGGGAGGCGATCTGGATGGTCTGGTGGCTGCGGCTCAAGGCGATGGCGGGGCAGCTGTGAGGGGCACGATTGTGTACAAGATGACGGGCTCGGGCAACGACTTCGTCCTGCTCGACGGCCGGGCCACCAGCCCCGACCAGTGGCCCGCCAGCCGCATCGCCCGGGTCTGCGACCGGCGGAGCGGGGTCGGGGCGGACGGCCTGGTCATCCTGACGCCCGATGGGGCCGGCGCCGTCCGGATGGATTTCTGGAACTCGGATGGCTCCCGGGCAGCCATGTGCGGGAACGCCGCGCTGTGCAGCGCCCGGCTGGCGGTCTACCTCGAGTTCGCGCCGGCCGGCGAGCTGACGCTGCTGACCGATGCGGGCGAGGTCCGGGCCCGCTGCGCGGTGGCTGGGGATGAGGCGGAGATCGGCTTGCCGGAGTTCGAGCTGCCGGCGCCAGCGGCTGGAATCGATCCGGGGCCGGGCGAGTGCTGGATCAGCTCCGCCACCGTCGGCGTGCCCCACCTGGTGGTTCGGGTCGATGACGTGGAGGCTGTCGATCTGCCCAGCCGCGGGCGGCTTCTCCGCCGCGATCGCCGGCTCGGCCCGGCCGGCGCCAACGTCAATTTCGTGAGTCCGCCCCCGGCGACCGGCATGCCTTGGCTGATCCGCACGTACGAGCGGGGGGTGGAGGGTGAGACCCTGGCGTGCGGCACGGGAACCGTCGCGGCAGGGGTCGCGCTGGCGGTACGTGGCGAGGCCACGCTGCCGGTCCACTTCAGGGCCCGGGGCGGGCCCGAGCTGATCGTCCAGGCGCGGCCTGCAGGCAAGCAGGCAACCGACGTGTGGCTGGGCGGCCAAGGCCGGCTGCTGTTCCGTGGAGTCTGGGAGGGCACCTGACCAAGGCGTGCGGCGTGAGCTTTCCCCATTTCCGTAAGACAATCAGCGACAACAAGTTGTGACGTAGGCAGGGGATAAACCAATCAGTTCTCCACAGTTATCCCCAGGGCAAGTTAACATAACATATCTTATACGTCGTTTGGATGGTGATGGGAGGGGCGCTAAGGGCGTCCTTTTCGTCGTTCCCGTCTTTACCGTCCTTACCGCCCTTAGCGCCCCACCGCCCCCCATATCAAAAAAAAGGGGCCGCTCCCCAGGCAGCCCCCCTCGCACGTCCGCTCCCGACCGGAGATCGTCCCTACATCTTCCCGTCCGTCAACTCCGCCAGCCGCACTTGCGCCTCCGTCCAGCTCGAGGTCTTGGAATACTTCTCGACCACGGTTCGATAGGTCGCGATCGCCTCCTGCACCTTACCAGCTTCCCGGTAGGCTCTGCCCGCATCCACCAGGTGCTGGGCCTTGAGATAGTCGAGATCCGCCGTCTCCGCGGCCCGCTTGAACGCGTCGCCCGCGTCGGACCACTTCTTGGCGTTCTCCAGTGAGGCGCCAAGGAGTCCGTAGGCTGGCGACGCGTACTTGGCGGGTGGCTTGCTGGCAAGGAAATCCCGGAGCCCCACCGCCGCGAGCTCGCTTTGGCCGTTCACCAACCGGACCTGGTTCAGCGTGATCACCGCCTCCCGCGCGGCGTCGGTGCCCTTATAGGTCTGGATCAGCCGCTGCAGCTCGCTCGAGGCCAGCGGCAGATTCCCGGCCTCCGCCGTGGCGCGTGCCTGGTTGAGGCTCCTCGCCGCGAATTCCTCTTTCCGCCGCCCGCTCGTCACCACCAGCCAGACAGCGAGGACGATCACGGCGACGCCAATACTAAGTGCCAGCAGTTGCCGATTCCGATCCCGGTACCACGGTACCGGACCGGTGGGCGTGCGTGTCTGCTCCCGGGTGGTTGCTTCCACGGTTGTTGCCATGTCTGTCCTGCAAAGGTTATGGTGCTCGTCCCGCCCGCGCGGGACCAGTGCCCCCGGCGTGACTCGAACACGCGGCCAACAGTTTAGGAAACTGCTGCTCTATCCATCTGAGCTACGGGGGCAGGTCGCAAGTCACGTCAACAAAACATCTTACTGTGGCAGCCTCAGGTACTACTCGAGCCTGGTACCGCCGGCTCCGGGTCGATCGCTGGCGCTGGCGTGAGCGTGGAGTCCGGAGGTCGCGAGGAGCCGCAGCAGCTGAGCAAGATGGCATGCCTGCACGGCTCCGGGCAACCCCGCTCACGCTACCCGTGCTGCACCCCTCACCTCCGGACCAGCACGTGGCACAGCGCACCCTCCAGCTTCCCCCGCCCCCCCAGCCCGCCGATCTCCAGCAAAAAGCTCCACCCGACCAGCTCCGCGCCCAGCCCGAGGACCAGTTGTCCGGCCGCCCGCGCCGTGCCTCCGGTGGCCAGCACATCGTCCACCACCAACACGCGGCTTCCCTCTGGCAACGCGTCCCGATGGCACTCGAGCGCATCGGTCCCGTACTCCAGCTCGTAGGACTCGCTCACCCGCTCCCACGGCAGCTTGCCGGGCTTCCGCGCCGGCACGAAGCCGGCGCCCAGGTTGGTGGCGACCGCCCCGCCCAGGATGAACCCGCGTGCCTCGATGCCCAGCACGTGGGTGACG from Gemmatimonadales bacterium includes:
- a CDS encoding polyprenol monophosphomannose synthase; the protein is MPERALVVVPTYNERINLPLIVPLILQQDARIEVLVVDDNSPDGTGQLADEMAAANRRIHVLHRPNKAGLGKAYLAGFRWALECGYDFIFEMDADFSHDPKFLPEFLQAIETADLVIGSRYRAGVNVINWPISRLLLSLGANEYARRVTGLPLTDSTGGFKCFRRRVLEAIDFEKVKSNGYSFQIEMSFRTWKQGFRLVEIPIVFTDRVEGQSKMDKRIVREAIWMVWWLRLKAMAGQL
- the dapF gene encoding diaminopimelate epimerase, with the protein product MRGTIVYKMTGSGNDFVLLDGRATSPDQWPASRIARVCDRRSGVGADGLVILTPDGAGAVRMDFWNSDGSRAAMCGNAALCSARLAVYLEFAPAGELTLLTDAGEVRARCAVAGDEAEIGLPEFELPAPAAGIDPGPGECWISSATVGVPHLVVRVDDVEAVDLPSRGRLLRRDRRLGPAGANVNFVSPPPATGMPWLIRTYERGVEGETLACGTGTVAAGVALAVRGEATLPVHFRARGGPELIVQARPAGKQATDVWLGGQGRLLFRGVWEGT
- a CDS encoding tetratricopeptide repeat protein, with translation MIVLAVWLVVTSGRRKEEFAARSLNQARATAEAGNLPLASSELQRLIQTYKGTDAAREAVITLNQVRLVNGQSELAAVGLRDFLASKPPAKYASPAYGLLGASLENAKKWSDAGDAFKRAAETADLDYLKAQHLVDAGRAYREAGKVQEAIATYRTVVEKYSKTSSWTEAQVRLAELTDGKM
- a CDS encoding adenine phosphoribosyltransferase; its protein translation is MTTLTPLARHVLDTLRPIPNFPKPGIVFQDITPVLSDGKLFRTVVGEMADPFRDEDVTHVLGIEARGFILGGAVATNLGAGFVPARKPGKLPWERVSESYELEYGTDALECHRDALPEGSRVLVVDDVLATGGTARAAGQLVLGLGAELVGWSFLLEIGGLGGRGKLEGALCHVLVRR